A genomic segment from Moorena sp. SIOASIH encodes:
- the hepA gene encoding heterocyst formation ABC transporter subunit HepA — translation MSILYRIVEIKLFDSVIRFTKSTKLWQDNHFILREFKFLKQAACLAIVLTILSSLLEGFGLGFILNFLQNITDPNATPIQTGINWIDMWFLGVNRPVNERIYRISALILITTWLRSAFMFGGRRYSMITQMNLLDRLRKKLFEQLQRLSLGYFSHSRSGSLVYSLTTELEKINQAFDVTAVMLTRVSLLVVYVTSMFLLSWQLSIASLMLFSLMSVALSNLVKRLRETSFDVSNAGSKFTSVAVEFINGIRTVKAFASQDFERRRFYDASENVANITIKSASFGYAIEPIAESVATTILIGMIIVAFNIFVPNGQMQPASLLTFLFVLFRVIPIVRLINNARGRLGEFTGPMNNIKELLRTDNKPYLQNGNVEFSGLQRAIEFASVDFGYDPSNLVLHDITLTINKGETTALVGASGSGKTTLADLIPRFYDPTAGKVIIDGIDIQEFDINSVRRKLAIVSQDTFIFNTSVRNNIAYGSEQVNEVAIREAAKLANALDFILDLPEGFETQLGDRGVRLSGGQRQRLAIARALLRAPEILILDEATSALDSVSERLIQESLEKLSVGRTVITIAHRLSTISKADKVVVLEQGRIVEQGKYEELLEKRGNLWKYHKMQHEVGQKN, via the coding sequence GTGAGTATTCTATATAGAATTGTTGAAATAAAACTTTTTGATTCTGTTATTAGGTTTACAAAGTCCACAAAATTGTGGCAAGACAACCACTTCATATTAAGGGAATTTAAATTCCTTAAGCAAGCTGCTTGTTTGGCTATTGTTTTAACGATACTTTCATCATTGCTTGAAGGTTTTGGATTAGGGTTTATCCTAAACTTTTTACAAAATATAACCGACCCGAATGCTACCCCAATCCAGACAGGGATTAACTGGATCGATATGTGGTTTCTTGGAGTAAATAGACCGGTTAATGAAAGAATTTACCGGATATCTGCTCTAATTCTGATCACAACCTGGTTGCGTTCAGCCTTTATGTTTGGTGGGCGCAGGTACAGCATGATAACTCAGATGAATTTGTTAGATAGGCTGCGCAAGAAGCTATTTGAGCAACTTCAAAGGCTGAGTTTGGGTTACTTTTCTCATAGCCGTTCTGGATCGCTAGTTTATAGTCTAACCACCGAACTAGAAAAAATTAATCAAGCTTTTGATGTGACAGCTGTTATGTTAACTAGAGTGTCTCTTCTAGTTGTCTATGTTACATCAATGTTCTTGCTTTCTTGGCAACTTTCCATTGCATCATTAATGCTCTTTAGCCTGATGAGTGTTGCTCTTTCTAACTTGGTTAAAAGGTTGCGAGAGACAAGTTTTGATGTTTCCAACGCAGGCAGTAAATTTACCTCAGTTGCTGTAGAGTTTATCAATGGCATTCGCACAGTTAAGGCATTTGCGAGTCAGGACTTTGAGCGTAGACGATTCTATGACGCTAGCGAAAACGTTGCAAACATCACTATCAAATCTGCCTCATTTGGGTATGCCATAGAACCGATTGCGGAAAGCGTAGCCACCACAATTCTGATCGGCATGATTATTGTAGCGTTTAATATCTTCGTGCCTAATGGACAGATGCAGCCAGCTTCATTGCTGACCTTCTTGTTTGTTTTGTTTCGTGTGATCCCGATTGTACGTCTGATTAATAATGCCAGAGGGCGTCTTGGGGAATTCACCGGACCAATGAATAACATTAAAGAGCTGCTGAGAACTGACAACAAACCATACTTGCAGAATGGTAACGTGGAATTTTCAGGATTGCAGCGAGCCATTGAGTTTGCTTCGGTGGATTTTGGTTACGATCCCTCTAACCTGGTACTGCACGATATTACCTTAACTATCAACAAAGGAGAGACAACAGCCCTAGTCGGTGCTTCTGGTTCAGGTAAAACAACCCTTGCTGACTTAATTCCCCGATTTTATGACCCAACCGCAGGTAAAGTTATCATTGATGGCATTGACATACAAGAGTTTGACATCAACTCTGTGCGTCGTAAGCTAGCTATTGTCAGTCAGGATACATTTATTTTCAACACCTCTGTTCGCAATAACATTGCATATGGTTCAGAACAGGTAAATGAGGTGGCAATTCGAGAAGCTGCAAAACTTGCCAATGCATTAGACTTCATCCTAGATTTGCCTGAAGGTTTTGAGACGCAACTCGGTGATCGGGGAGTTCGATTATCTGGAGGTCAACGTCAACGGCTGGCAATTGCTCGTGCTTTACTGCGAGCACCAGAGATTCTGATCTTAGATGAGGCAACTAGTGCCCTAGATTCTGTTTCTGAGCGCCTGATTCAGGAGTCCTTAGAAAAACTTTCTGTAGGACGGACAGTAATTACCATTGCCCATCGCTTATCGACCATTTCCAAAGCTGATAAGGTAGTCGTTCTAGAAC
- a CDS encoding GDP-mannose 4,6-dehydratase — protein MKKSLITGISGQDGSYLAELLLSKGYEVHGIVRRPAVEDPAGKLSNLRTIKDDIVLHVASLENHLSLYKVIAKIKPDECYHLAASSFVSYSFDDESSILTSNFNGTHHLLASIKEVVPECRFFFAGSSEMFGRVFHAPQNELTPFNPRSVYGISKLASHHLVQNYRNQYGIFACTGILYNHESPRRDFKFVTRKITSTVAKIKLGLENKLYLGNLDALRDWGYAPDYVYAMWLMLQNHSPENYVIASGVNHSVRELVDCAFSHVGLNYQDFVEVDERFYRPTEAVPLCGDSWKIRDELNWKSKKKFPDIVAEMVESDLSFFS, from the coding sequence ATGAAAAAATCACTAATTACAGGGATTTCTGGACAAGATGGATCTTACCTTGCAGAGCTTTTGCTAAGCAAAGGTTATGAAGTTCATGGAATTGTCAGGAGACCAGCAGTTGAAGACCCAGCAGGTAAGCTGTCTAATCTCAGGACTATCAAAGACGACATTGTTTTACATGTTGCATCTTTAGAGAATCACTTGTCACTCTATAAGGTCATTGCCAAGATTAAACCCGACGAGTGTTATCACTTAGCTGCATCGAGTTTTGTTAGTTATTCCTTTGATGATGAATCGTCTATCTTAACCAGTAATTTTAATGGAACCCACCATTTACTGGCATCAATTAAGGAAGTGGTACCGGAGTGTCGTTTCTTTTTTGCAGGTTCTTCTGAAATGTTTGGCAGGGTGTTCCATGCCCCTCAAAATGAGCTGACTCCTTTTAATCCCCGGTCTGTGTATGGTATTTCAAAGCTGGCAAGTCATCATCTGGTGCAAAACTATCGTAACCAGTATGGCATTTTTGCTTGTACCGGTATTCTTTACAATCATGAATCCCCAAGGCGTGACTTTAAGTTTGTCACTCGCAAAATTACCTCTACTGTCGCCAAGATCAAGCTGGGGTTAGAAAATAAGCTTTATCTAGGAAATCTAGATGCTCTCAGGGACTGGGGATATGCTCCGGATTATGTCTATGCCATGTGGCTGATGCTGCAAAACCATTCTCCAGAGAATTATGTAATTGCTTCCGGAGTGAATCACTCGGTTCGTGAATTAGTAGATTGTGCGTTTAGTCACGTCGGTCTTAATTATCAAGATTTTGTGGAAGTTGATGAGAGGTTTTATCGTCCGACCGAAGCAGTGCCCCTTTGTGGGGATAGCTGGAAAATTCGGGATGAGCTGAATTGGAAGAGTAAAAAGAAATTTCCTGATATTGTCGCGGAAATGGTGGAGAGTGATCTTAGTTTTTTTAGCTAA
- the gmd gene encoding GDP-mannose 4,6-dehydratase — MTDIKRALITGITGQDGSYLAELLLEKGYEVHGIIRRTSTFNTDRIDHIYQDPHNPQTRLFLHYGDLTDGLTLQRILENVQPIEVYNLGAQSHVRVSFDSPEYTVDATGIGTLRLLEAVRHYQQRIGSQVRFYQAGSSEMFGLVQAVPQSETTPFYPRSPYACAKVYAHWQTINYRESYGLFACNGILFNHESPRRGETFVTRKITRALARIVAGQQKKLYLGNLDARRDWGYAKDYVRAMWLMLQQDEPDDYVVATGQTHSIREFLDIAFGLVNLDWQQYVEIDPRYFRPAEVDLLLGDATKANTILPWQPSVSFKQLVEIMVNADLQALGIMPVTSCTQSADTAFIREVVTAGNG, encoded by the coding sequence GTGACAGACATTAAACGAGCATTAATCACTGGCATTACCGGTCAAGATGGGTCTTATCTAGCGGAACTGCTGCTGGAAAAAGGGTACGAAGTCCATGGCATTATCCGACGCACGTCTACCTTCAACACAGATCGCATCGACCACATCTACCAAGACCCCCACAATCCACAGACACGGTTATTTCTCCATTACGGAGACCTGACTGATGGCTTGACACTACAACGCATCCTAGAAAACGTGCAGCCGATAGAGGTGTACAACCTCGGAGCTCAGTCCCATGTGCGGGTCAGCTTTGATTCACCAGAATACACCGTCGATGCCACAGGTATAGGAACCTTGCGTTTGTTGGAAGCGGTACGGCACTATCAACAGCGGATTGGCTCTCAGGTACGCTTTTACCAGGCTGGCTCTTCTGAAATGTTTGGGCTAGTGCAGGCTGTGCCTCAGTCAGAAACTACACCATTTTATCCCCGTAGTCCTTATGCCTGTGCAAAAGTCTATGCCCACTGGCAGACTATCAACTATCGCGAATCCTATGGGCTATTTGCCTGTAATGGAATTTTGTTTAACCACGAAAGTCCCCGACGCGGCGAAACCTTTGTCACTCGCAAAATTACCCGTGCTTTGGCGCGCATTGTAGCTGGTCAGCAGAAGAAACTTTACCTGGGCAATCTCGATGCCAGACGGGACTGGGGCTATGCCAAGGATTATGTCCGCGCTATGTGGCTAATGCTGCAACAAGACGAACCTGATGACTATGTTGTTGCTACCGGTCAAACTCACTCAATTCGGGAGTTTCTCGATATTGCCTTTGGCTTAGTGAATTTGGATTGGCAGCAATACGTTGAAATCGATCCACGGTACTTTCGGCCTGCTGAAGTAGACCTGTTGTTGGGTGATGCCACCAAGGCTAATACCATACTACCTTGGCAACCTTCAGTGAGCTTTAAACAACTGGTTGAAATCATGGTTAATGCTGACCTTCAGGCACTAGGTATCATGCCTGTCACCTCTTGTACTCAATCTGCTGATACTGCCTTTATTCGTGAGGTTGTTACCGCTGGTAATGGCTAA
- the hepC gene encoding heterocyst development glycosyltransferase HepC: MTTSRIILTTSKISILDIDDEPESAVSSLPPCKLKWRRKQLWVLPLQKNEQHYLPPLQSQSWLSNCLQRSSVGLVCIDPNLGETGLRVWTNACEQAKKKAVLRVPFNSELSSREKLFRSRLKRVMDSSLAALLLLILSPVLLGLMLLIAIVSPGPVFSRQWRAGERGKLFQVIKFRTEAIHKGKVTSKMTHFGKWLRQFCLDGLPQLVNVLRGEMSLVGPRPWKLDEVIRMTQEERRQLRLLPGMIRLHQEDMRSHVFGSQSTPVL; this comes from the coding sequence ATGACGACTTCCAGAATCATACTAACAACCTCCAAAATCTCAATCCTAGATATCGATGATGAGCCAGAGTCAGCAGTCAGTTCTTTGCCTCCTTGCAAGCTCAAGTGGCGACGGAAACAGTTGTGGGTACTCCCTCTCCAGAAGAATGAACAGCATTATCTACCTCCATTGCAAAGTCAGTCTTGGTTAAGTAATTGCTTGCAACGCTCGTCGGTAGGGCTGGTTTGTATCGACCCCAATCTGGGTGAAACAGGGTTAAGAGTTTGGACTAATGCCTGTGAGCAAGCGAAGAAGAAAGCTGTTCTAAGAGTACCGTTCAACTCAGAATTGTCTAGTAGGGAAAAACTATTCCGATCTCGACTGAAACGGGTGATGGATTCGAGTTTAGCTGCTCTATTGCTACTGATTCTGAGTCCAGTGCTCCTGGGATTGATGTTGCTGATAGCGATTGTTTCACCAGGACCAGTCTTTTCTCGGCAATGGCGGGCTGGAGAACGGGGTAAGTTGTTCCAAGTGATTAAATTTCGCACTGAAGCTATACACAAAGGCAAAGTCACGTCTAAGATGACACATTTTGGAAAATGGCTGCGTCAATTTTGTCTGGATGGACTACCGCAGTTAGTGAATGTACTAAGGGGTGAGATGAGTTTAGTCGGACCACGTCCTTGGAAACTGGATGAGGTGATTCGGATGACCCAGGAGGAGCGGCGACAGCTGAGGTTGTTGCCAGGAATGATCAGGCTTCACCAGGAAGATATGCGATCGCATGTGTTCGGTTCTCAAAGTACTCCAGTGCTGTAA
- a CDS encoding polysaccharide biosynthesis tyrosine autokinase — protein sequence MKELDLNAAGETDAGYGQLLAVLWRRRLWILSVLLTSLPIAFYITLNKEPTYISSLQLLVEPNYIDKTRGIESQFTESTVDIDYATQLQLMRSSELIQRAVDLLRDDYPDITIRDIRGSLRLAQVLQGKTETKVFQAVYTSNDRIKTQKVLQAIQKVYQEYNLEQQEMRLNKGLAFINQQLPTARKNLEQAEQRLEQFRKSKNLIDPSQQALAVSQTLNGIEQERRAIRAQYMETQTRYQAVQQKLARSPQNALTSSRLSQSGRYQNLLNEIQRIELALVEQSRIYTEAHPSIQKLIEQRQSVFALLQEETRRVLGQVPTQLVSTGSNLLTEGQLGGVDINLVNELITSQINLVSLQTRDQALIKTEQEIRIQLREFPALIAQYNRLQPQVAIQQNTLQQLLQARQELSIELARGGFNWQVVEAPLPGFKTGPNMTQDLLLGAVVGLFLGGVAAFVREAMDDGIHSSDDLKNQVALPLLGMIPELPEGKISKPVLNLNLSQSERALPMMELLGWRPFQEALDMIYVNIQLLNSGSEWKSLMITSALSGEGKSTLALGLALSAARLHRRVLLIDVDMRRPRLHQQLGLSNQEGLSTLLEDDTATPSPVSISPLGSTIDVLTAGPTPIDPVKLLGSKRMKNLMAEFQQNYDLVLLDTPPVLGMVDALQAASLCQGVLMVGRLERVTQSQLSQATAILRNLNLIGIIANGVKSSNQNYAYYGSRNSHGAIEPKQPVSDLPVSPQLERQFSNHVKSR from the coding sequence ATGAAGGAACTTGATTTAAACGCAGCCGGTGAAACAGATGCAGGGTATGGCCAACTGTTGGCAGTTTTGTGGCGCAGACGCTTGTGGATTCTAAGTGTACTGTTGACAAGCTTGCCGATTGCCTTCTATATCACTCTCAATAAAGAGCCGACTTATATCAGCTCTCTACAGCTGTTGGTGGAGCCTAATTATATAGATAAAACACGAGGAATCGAGAGTCAGTTTACTGAGTCCACTGTTGATATCGATTATGCTACTCAGTTACAGCTGATGCGTAGTTCTGAGTTGATTCAACGAGCAGTGGATTTGCTTCGTGATGACTACCCAGATATCACAATCCGTGATATCAGAGGCTCCTTAAGATTAGCTCAAGTACTGCAGGGTAAAACTGAAACTAAAGTATTTCAAGCGGTCTACACCAGCAATGACCGGATTAAAACTCAAAAAGTACTGCAAGCTATTCAAAAGGTTTATCAAGAGTATAACTTAGAGCAGCAGGAAATGCGATTGAATAAAGGTCTTGCTTTTATCAATCAGCAGTTGCCAACAGCTCGTAAGAATCTTGAGCAAGCTGAGCAACGGCTAGAGCAGTTTCGCAAGAGCAAAAACCTGATTGATCCCTCACAACAAGCTCTCGCTGTCAGTCAAACTCTGAATGGGATTGAACAGGAGCGCCGAGCCATCCGCGCTCAGTACATGGAAACTCAGACTCGCTACCAGGCTGTTCAGCAAAAACTGGCTCGTTCACCACAAAATGCTTTGACCTCCTCCCGCTTGAGTCAATCTGGGCGCTATCAAAATTTGCTCAATGAAATCCAAAGAATAGAACTGGCTTTGGTGGAGCAAAGTCGGATTTATACTGAAGCTCATCCTAGTATTCAAAAATTAATTGAACAGCGTCAGAGTGTGTTTGCGCTCTTGCAGGAAGAAACCAGACGGGTTTTAGGGCAAGTTCCGACTCAACTGGTTAGCACTGGAAGTAACCTCCTGACAGAAGGACAGCTCGGTGGTGTTGATATCAATCTGGTCAACGAACTGATCACCTCGCAAATTAATCTAGTCAGTCTACAGACTCGTGATCAAGCCCTGATCAAAACAGAGCAGGAAATCCGTATCCAACTCAGGGAATTCCCAGCCCTGATTGCTCAGTACAATCGTCTACAACCGCAAGTAGCAATTCAACAAAATACTCTGCAGCAGCTACTGCAAGCACGGCAGGAGTTAAGCATCGAATTGGCTCGGGGGGGATTTAACTGGCAAGTTGTAGAAGCACCTTTACCGGGCTTCAAGACCGGTCCTAATATGACCCAAGACCTATTATTGGGTGCAGTGGTTGGGTTATTTCTCGGTGGTGTGGCTGCCTTTGTGCGGGAAGCCATGGACGATGGAATTCATAGCTCTGATGATTTGAAAAATCAAGTGGCTCTACCCTTGCTAGGTATGATTCCAGAGTTGCCGGAGGGTAAAATCAGTAAACCTGTTCTGAATCTTAACTTGAGCCAGTCCGAGAGAGCACTTCCGATGATGGAACTGTTGGGATGGCGACCATTTCAGGAAGCACTGGACATGATTTATGTGAATATCCAGTTGCTCAATTCTGGTTCTGAGTGGAAATCCCTGATGATTACGTCAGCGCTGTCTGGTGAGGGGAAGTCAACTCTGGCGTTGGGTTTAGCCTTGAGTGCTGCTCGTTTACATCGACGAGTACTGCTAATTGATGTAGATATGCGCCGTCCGAGGTTGCACCAACAACTTGGTCTCTCCAATCAGGAAGGACTTTCTACTTTATTGGAAGATGATACTGCTACACCCAGCCCAGTTAGTATCTCACCTTTGGGGTCAACCATTGATGTTTTGACTGCTGGACCAACCCCAATTGACCCAGTTAAGCTGTTGGGTTCTAAACGGATGAAGAACTTAATGGCAGAGTTTCAGCAGAACTATGATCTGGTGTTGCTGGATACTCCCCCAGTGTTAGGTATGGTGGATGCACTCCAAGCAGCATCTTTGTGCCAAGGTGTGCTGATGGTAGGACGCCTAGAGCGAGTTACTCAATCTCAACTCAGCCAGGCTACTGCTATACTCAGGAATTTAAACCTGATTGGAATCATTGCTAACGGGGTCAAGAGTTCTAATCAGAACTACGCTTACTATGGTTCGCGAAATAGCCATGGTGCTATTGAACCAAAGCAGCCTGTATCTGATCTTCCAGTGTCTCCACAACTAGAGCGTCAGTTCAGCAATCATGTCAAGTCTCGTTGA
- a CDS encoding glycosyltransferase, translated as MKVALVHDYLTQKGGAERVFELLCKRFPSADVFTSLYDAQNTIDLGERLVHTTGLQNIPGSTKYFRLLAPFYYPAFRALDLENYDLIISSCSSFAKAVKKKLGAKHVCFCHNVTRFLWDTQTYLKEYGEYRAFSPVIDKVFQLIRKVDLDYAQEPDIYIANSTTVARRIQNIYGKPAMTVNYPINSHKFVFSDQKEDFYLVSSRLLGYKRIDLIIEAFNWLGWPLLISGDGPERERLESKALDNIRFLGYVSDKQRCHLMAKARGVIVAALEDYGLVPIEANASGTPVIAYGAGGVLDTQIPGTTGVFFKRQTPEALQAALLEAREIPWNYAKIRDHALSHFTEDVFFNKVGQIIDKTVRGQPVNLSHSLRHSTKVPTLAR; from the coding sequence ATGAAAGTTGCCCTAGTTCATGATTATCTAACGCAAAAGGGTGGAGCAGAACGGGTATTTGAACTGCTTTGTAAGCGCTTCCCTAGTGCTGATGTGTTCACATCCTTGTATGATGCCCAGAACACCATTGACCTAGGTGAGCGCCTAGTGCATACCACCGGACTTCAGAACATTCCAGGGTCAACGAAATACTTCAGACTCTTGGCTCCGTTTTACTATCCAGCTTTTCGAGCCTTGGATTTAGAAAATTACGATTTGATTATCAGTAGTTGTTCAAGCTTCGCAAAGGCGGTCAAGAAAAAATTAGGAGCCAAGCATGTTTGCTTTTGCCACAATGTCACCCGTTTTTTGTGGGATACGCAAACTTACCTCAAGGAGTATGGAGAATATAGAGCGTTTTCTCCTGTAATTGATAAAGTCTTCCAGTTGATCAGAAAAGTAGACCTGGACTATGCCCAGGAGCCGGACATTTACATTGCTAACTCGACCACTGTCGCTCGGCGTATCCAGAATATCTATGGTAAGCCAGCCATGACGGTCAACTATCCAATAAATAGCCATAAATTTGTGTTTTCCGACCAAAAGGAAGACTTTTACCTAGTATCATCTCGTTTACTGGGTTACAAGCGTATCGATCTGATTATCGAGGCGTTTAATTGGCTAGGCTGGCCTTTATTAATATCTGGTGATGGTCCAGAGCGAGAGCGTCTAGAATCTAAAGCCTTGGACAATATTCGATTCTTGGGATACGTCAGCGATAAACAGCGTTGTCATTTGATGGCAAAAGCTCGTGGGGTGATCGTGGCGGCTTTAGAAGATTACGGTTTAGTGCCAATCGAAGCCAACGCCAGTGGTACCCCAGTAATTGCCTACGGTGCCGGTGGTGTTTTGGATACTCAGATACCAGGGACGACAGGGGTGTTTTTTAAACGGCAAACACCGGAAGCACTCCAAGCTGCACTACTTGAGGCTAGGGAAATTCCCTGGAATTATGCCAAAATCCGAGACCATGCCCTGAGTCATTTCACTGAAGACGTTTTCTTTAACAAAGTTGGCCAAATTATTGATAAAACGGTCAGGGGACAGCCTGTTAATTTGAGCCATTCGTTACGCCATTCAACCAAGGTTCCCACTTTAGCTAGGTGA
- a CDS encoding sugar transferase, with amino-acid sequence MQSRLKTSGQAGFINEAAVVQLPIRLSRLEAIEFKETCDQLLQKPYCPKLIIADFSQTGFIDSSGIGALVRNHKITQENGVSLILRGITSPVMAVLVMTGLDKKLILDPLDNLTTIAVNWSKAQLPTTHPSTRSWAKRCLDIVGGIVGLGITAILFLPIAIAIKLDSPGPILFSQIRCGWMGKEFRIWKFRSMYTDAEAQKDSVQNQAKDGKIFKNENDPRITRVGRFLRKTSLDELPQFWNVIKGEMSLVGTRPPVPKEVEIYEVPEWQRLNVKPGMTGEWQVHGRSQVRDFADIIKLDLRYQRNWSLMYDLKLIIKTTFILLSKNNGAV; translated from the coding sequence ATGCAGTCAAGGTTAAAAACTTCTGGCCAGGCAGGGTTCATAAATGAAGCTGCTGTAGTGCAGTTACCGATCCGCCTGAGCAGACTCGAAGCAATAGAATTTAAAGAAACCTGTGATCAGCTTCTCCAAAAACCTTATTGTCCTAAGCTTATCATTGCCGACTTCAGTCAGACAGGATTTATCGATAGTAGCGGAATTGGTGCCTTAGTAAGGAATCACAAAATCACTCAGGAAAACGGGGTCTCACTAATACTAAGGGGTATAACTTCTCCAGTTATGGCTGTGTTGGTCATGACTGGGCTAGACAAAAAATTAATTCTTGACCCCCTAGATAACCTGACAACAATAGCTGTCAATTGGTCAAAGGCTCAGTTACCAACAACTCACCCATCTACACGCTCTTGGGCTAAGCGATGCTTAGACATAGTGGGGGGAATAGTAGGTTTAGGAATTACGGCCATATTATTTCTTCCCATTGCGATCGCGATTAAACTCGACAGTCCTGGCCCCATCTTATTTAGTCAAATTCGCTGTGGTTGGATGGGTAAGGAATTTCGGATCTGGAAATTCCGCTCAATGTATACTGATGCTGAAGCCCAGAAAGATAGCGTTCAAAATCAAGCTAAGGATGGCAAGATATTCAAAAACGAAAATGACCCTAGAATCACCAGGGTGGGTCGGTTTTTGCGGAAAACTAGTTTGGATGAACTACCTCAGTTCTGGAATGTCATTAAAGGTGAAATGAGTTTGGTAGGTACTAGACCACCGGTACCTAAGGAAGTGGAAATCTATGAGGTTCCCGAGTGGCAACGGTTGAATGTTAAACCGGGAATGACTGGAGAGTGGCAGGTGCATGGGCGATCGCAAGTTCGGGATTTTGCAGATATAATTAAACTGGATTTACGCTACCAACGAAACTGGAGCTTAATGTATGACCTTAAGCTCATTATCAAAACAACTTTTATCTTGTTGTCGAAAAATAATGGAGCCGTTTAG
- a CDS encoding T3SS effector HopA1 family protein, translating into MLFDNPFPNQQQAALEDIVNNIEIQSNFCINHPNYQPFTIPDETVVRFQQLPQDIQHKYLSLLLRNFLYGIYYNGYLRTPLALNTSRADIAPHQNLENNSLLGIDLEFYQRLHANNQGTGYFDPNWQVISEETDGSIAVTKGSLTMHIEREIHLKSEEKSASIGSLVAIRMPKNLMQNGFYVAVGNVGQERQGNGDIDSKTARIYFNLTPDGALAVMDSMTKYLNAAAIPFTFKVLYNPSEYKRHDCGVLYFERCDSEVVFGVMQTIYLANRCHFRPQVPLFTKFLAPGLSFAEEPTQKFTSQESFGMNRCQIVANGLMQAWQNGNNTPEERLKAIRQQFSQLGIEWERPYLNHH; encoded by the coding sequence ATGCTATTCGACAACCCTTTTCCCAATCAACAGCAAGCAGCTCTGGAAGATATTGTTAACAATATTGAAATCCAGTCCAATTTTTGTATCAACCATCCCAACTATCAACCCTTCACCATACCTGATGAAACAGTAGTCCGCTTTCAGCAACTTCCTCAAGACATACAGCATAAGTATCTCAGCCTACTGCTGAGAAATTTCCTCTACGGCATCTATTACAATGGCTATCTGCGCACTCCCCTGGCACTCAACACAAGTCGCGCGGATATAGCACCCCATCAAAACTTAGAGAACAATAGCCTACTTGGAATAGACCTAGAATTTTACCAACGACTCCACGCCAACAATCAAGGCACAGGCTACTTTGATCCCAATTGGCAGGTAATCTCAGAAGAAACCGATGGTTCAATAGCCGTCACCAAAGGGAGTTTGACTATGCATATTGAACGGGAGATTCATCTCAAATCTGAAGAAAAATCTGCTTCCATTGGCAGCCTCGTTGCCATCCGGATGCCCAAGAATTTGATGCAAAACGGCTTTTATGTAGCAGTGGGTAATGTTGGTCAAGAGCGACAGGGCAATGGTGATATCGATTCTAAAACAGCGCGAATCTATTTTAATCTGACACCAGATGGAGCCCTTGCTGTCATGGATAGCATGACAAAATATTTGAATGCAGCAGCAATTCCTTTTACATTTAAAGTTCTATACAATCCATCGGAATACAAACGCCATGACTGCGGAGTACTCTACTTTGAGCGCTGTGATTCTGAAGTTGTCTTTGGGGTGATGCAAACCATATATCTAGCAAACCGCTGCCATTTTCGCCCACAAGTGCCTTTATTCACCAAGTTTTTGGCACCAGGACTGAGTTTTGCAGAAGAACCAACCCAAAAATTTACCTCTCAAGAAAGTTTTGGCATGAACCGCTGCCAAATTGTAGCCAATGGTTTAATGCAGGCTTGGCAAAACGGTAATAACACTCCAGAGGAGCGCCTCAAGGCCATCCGCCAACAATTTTCTCAGTTAGGGATTGAATGGGAACGTCCTTACCTCAATCATCACTAA